A part of Misgurnus anguillicaudatus chromosome 6, ASM2758022v2, whole genome shotgun sequence genomic DNA contains:
- the LOC129433925 gene encoding interferon regulatory factor 3-like isoform X2 yields the protein MSAMWSAAGKPHFGPWLIDQVKSGQYKGLIMMDNDTFRIPWKHNGRKNLEDEDFKIFKEWAVVSGKIQENPHDKAKWKRNFRCALNSLSKYFEIVHDHSKDQDDPHKIFRIIHPQNHQVTQNVEPNVPFIEQMYNTTDMSQDMEQDLLHQMDSIDLNQQYTEPQPWETSQQNIQTGMSYNESPDSGVQDLVQNHTPPPVQQPQPIERPTICNINDLEITISYRKTEVFKDCLNSPLVHFHYRCDPTELKGWPICFPSTENLVDHVQIKLTERILESIERGLQLEITPKGIYGFRQDMCIVYVSTRDPSEIQNPEPRKLHQNFKEQLFSFEKYWTDLQDFVENKRGSPDYTIYLCFGEKLPDEKPLNKKLIIVKVVPLICRELHMMAQNDGASSLRNENVSLQISHHNSLFDLINSLSCNAL from the exons ATGTCGGCAATGTGGAG CGCAGCAGGTAAACCTCACTTCGGCCCATGGCTTATAGATCAGGTGAAAAGCGGCCAATATAAGGGATTGATCATGATGGATAATGATACTTTTCGGATACCCTGGAAACACAATGGACGAAAAAACCTAGAGGATGAGGACTTCAAAATATTTAAG GAATGGGCTGTAGTTAGTGGTAAAATCCAGGAGAACCCTCACGACAAAGCAAAATGGAAGAGGAATTTCCGTTGTGCACTTAATAGCCTTAGCAAATACTTTGAGATTGTTCATGACCACTCCAAAGACCAGGATGATCCCCACAAAATTTTCCGCATAATACATCCACAGA ATCACCAAGTGACCCAGAACGTCGAGCCGAATGTGCCATTCATTGAACAGATGTACAATACAACTGACATGTCTCAAGATATGGAG CAAGACTTGCTCCACCAGATGGATTCTATAGATCTGAATCAACAATATACAG AGCCCCAACCATGGGAGACCTCCCAACAAAACATACAGACCGGCATGAGCTACAACGAATCCCCCGACTCAGGTGTGCAGGACCTGGTTCAGAATCACACGCCACCCCCTGTTCAGCAACCACAACCTATAG AGAGACCCACCATCTGTAACATCAATGACCTGGAGATCACTATCAGCTACAGAAAAACAGAGGTTTTCAAAGACTGCCTGAATTCACCATTGGTACACTTTCACTACCGGTGTGACCCCACCGAGCTGAAGGGATGGCCCATATGCTTCCCGTCCACCGAGAATCTGGTCGACCACGTACAGATCAAACTCACTGAAAGAATCCTAGAGAGCATTGAGAGAGGCCTGCAACTGGAAATCACACCGAAGGGCATTTATGGCTTCCGTCAGGACATGTGTATAGTCTACGTCAGCACCAGGGACCCCTCCGAGATCCAAAACCCAGAACCGAGGAAACTACACCAGAACTTCAAAGAACAACTGTTCAGCTTCGAGAAGTACTGGACAG ATCTACAGGATTTTGTCGAGAATAAACGAGGATCTCCAGATTACACCATCTACCTGTGCTTCGGGGAAAAACTGCCTGATGAAAAGCCACTGAATAAGAAACTTATCATTGTCAAA GTTGTACCGCTGATATGCCGTGAACTTCACATGATGGCTCAGAATGACGGAGCGTCATCTCTTCGGAATGAAAATGTTAGCTTGCAAATATCTCATCATAACAGCCTTTTTGACCTTATAAATTCTTTGAGTTGTAATGCACTCTAA
- the LOC129433924 gene encoding interferon regulatory factor 3 translates to MSAMRSSAVGKPHFGPWLIDQVISRQYDGLYMIDNDTFRIPWKHNGRKNLEDEDVKIFKEWAVVSGKIQEYPHDKAKWKTNFRCALNSLKNLQIVHDNSKDQDDPHKIVRIIRTQNHQVTQNVEPNVPFIEQMYNTTDMSQDMEQELLHQMDTIDLNPQYTEHQAWETSQQNIQTGMSYNGSPDSGVQDLWNNTPPPVQQPQPIESPTISAINDLEITISYRKTEVFKTFLNSPLVHFHYQCDPSELNGWPICFPSTENLVDRVQIKYTKKILDSIERGLQLEITPNGVYGFRQDRCKVFVSTSDPSEIQNPEPRKLHQNFKEELFSFEKYLRDLKDFAENKRGSPDYTIYLCFGEKLPDEKPLNKKLIIVKVVPLICRELHTRAQNNGASSLLNENVSLQISHNSLFDLINSLGLPSVDWNAA, encoded by the exons ATGTCGGCAATGCGGAG CAGTGCCGTGGGTAAACCTCACTTCGGCCCATGGCTTATAGATCAGGTGATAAGCCGCCAATATGATGGATTGTACATGATCGACAATGATACTTTTCGGATACCCTGGAAACACAATGGACGAAAAAACCTAGAGGATGAGGACGTCAAAATATTTAAG GAATGGGCTGTAGTCAGTGGTAAAATCCAGGAGTACCCTCACGACAAAGCAAAATGGAAGACGAATTTCCGTTGTGCACTTAATAGCCTGAAAAACCTCCAGATTGTACATGACAACTCCAAAGACCAGGATGATCCTCACAAAATTGTCCGCATCATACGTAC TCAGAATCACCAAGTGACCCAGAACGTCGAGCCGAATGTGCCATTCATTGAACAGATGTACAATACAACCGACATGTCTCAAGATATGGAG CAAGAATTGCTCCACCAGATGGATACTATAGATCTGAATCCACAATATACAG AGCACCAAGCATGGGAGACCTCCCAACAAAACATACAGACCGGCATGAGCTACAACGGATCCCCCGACTCAGGTGTGCAGGACCTTTGGAATAACACGCCACCCCCTGTTCAGCAACCACAACCTATAG AGAGCCCCACCATCTCTGCCATCAATGACCTGGAGATCACCATCAGCTACAGAAAAACAGAGGTTTTTAAAACCTTCCTGAATTCACCATTGGTACACTTTCACTACCAGTGTGACCCCTCCGAGCTGAACGGATGGCCCATATGCTTCCCGTCCACCGAGAATCTGGTCGACCGCGTACAGATCAAATACACTAAAAAAATCCTAGACAGCATTGAGAGAGGCCTGCAACTGGAAATCACACCGAACGGCGTTTACGGCTTCCGTCAGGACAGATGTAAAGTCTTCGTCAGCACCAGCGATCCCTCAGAGATCCAAAACCCAGAACCCAGGAAACTACACCAGAACTTCAAAGAGGAACTGTTCAGCTTTGAGAAGTACTTGAGAG ATCTAAAGGATTTCGCAGAAAATAAACGAGGATCTCCAGATTACACCATCTACCTGTGCTTCGGGGAGAAACTGCCTGATGAGAAACCACTGAATAAGAAACTTATCATTGTCAAA GTTGTACCGCTGATATGCCGTGAACTTCACACGAGGGCTCAAAACAATGGAGCGTCATCTCTTCTGAACGAAAATGTTAGCTTGCAAATATCTCATAACAGCCTTTTTGACCTTATAAATTCTTTGGGTCTGCCTTCGGTGGATTGGAATGCAGCCTAA
- the LOC129433925 gene encoding interferon regulatory factor 3-like isoform X1 produces the protein MSAMWSSAAGKPHFGPWLIDQVKSGQYKGLIMMDNDTFRIPWKHNGRKNLEDEDFKIFKEWAVVSGKIQENPHDKAKWKRNFRCALNSLSKYFEIVHDHSKDQDDPHKIFRIIHPQNHQVTQNVEPNVPFIEQMYNTTDMSQDMEQDLLHQMDSIDLNQQYTEPQPWETSQQNIQTGMSYNESPDSGVQDLVQNHTPPPVQQPQPIERPTICNINDLEITISYRKTEVFKDCLNSPLVHFHYRCDPTELKGWPICFPSTENLVDHVQIKLTERILESIERGLQLEITPKGIYGFRQDMCIVYVSTRDPSEIQNPEPRKLHQNFKEQLFSFEKYWTDLQDFVENKRGSPDYTIYLCFGEKLPDEKPLNKKLIIVKVVPLICRELHMMAQNDGASSLRNENVSLQISHHNSLFDLINSLSCNAL, from the exons ATGTCGGCAATGTGGAG CAGCGCAGCAGGTAAACCTCACTTCGGCCCATGGCTTATAGATCAGGTGAAAAGCGGCCAATATAAGGGATTGATCATGATGGATAATGATACTTTTCGGATACCCTGGAAACACAATGGACGAAAAAACCTAGAGGATGAGGACTTCAAAATATTTAAG GAATGGGCTGTAGTTAGTGGTAAAATCCAGGAGAACCCTCACGACAAAGCAAAATGGAAGAGGAATTTCCGTTGTGCACTTAATAGCCTTAGCAAATACTTTGAGATTGTTCATGACCACTCCAAAGACCAGGATGATCCCCACAAAATTTTCCGCATAATACATCCACAGA ATCACCAAGTGACCCAGAACGTCGAGCCGAATGTGCCATTCATTGAACAGATGTACAATACAACTGACATGTCTCAAGATATGGAG CAAGACTTGCTCCACCAGATGGATTCTATAGATCTGAATCAACAATATACAG AGCCCCAACCATGGGAGACCTCCCAACAAAACATACAGACCGGCATGAGCTACAACGAATCCCCCGACTCAGGTGTGCAGGACCTGGTTCAGAATCACACGCCACCCCCTGTTCAGCAACCACAACCTATAG AGAGACCCACCATCTGTAACATCAATGACCTGGAGATCACTATCAGCTACAGAAAAACAGAGGTTTTCAAAGACTGCCTGAATTCACCATTGGTACACTTTCACTACCGGTGTGACCCCACCGAGCTGAAGGGATGGCCCATATGCTTCCCGTCCACCGAGAATCTGGTCGACCACGTACAGATCAAACTCACTGAAAGAATCCTAGAGAGCATTGAGAGAGGCCTGCAACTGGAAATCACACCGAAGGGCATTTATGGCTTCCGTCAGGACATGTGTATAGTCTACGTCAGCACCAGGGACCCCTCCGAGATCCAAAACCCAGAACCGAGGAAACTACACCAGAACTTCAAAGAACAACTGTTCAGCTTCGAGAAGTACTGGACAG ATCTACAGGATTTTGTCGAGAATAAACGAGGATCTCCAGATTACACCATCTACCTGTGCTTCGGGGAAAAACTGCCTGATGAAAAGCCACTGAATAAGAAACTTATCATTGTCAAA GTTGTACCGCTGATATGCCGTGAACTTCACATGATGGCTCAGAATGACGGAGCGTCATCTCTTCGGAATGAAAATGTTAGCTTGCAAATATCTCATCATAACAGCCTTTTTGACCTTATAAATTCTTTGAGTTGTAATGCACTCTAA
- the LOC129434517 gene encoding achaete-scute homolog 1b-like: protein MNTQLTQSECAFGNTVDLQECALSSADAKSKVLKRQRSSSPELLRCKRRLTFNGLGYSIPQQQPVAVARRNERERNRVKQVNMGFQTLRQHVPNGASNKKMSKVETLRSAVEYIRALQQLLDEHDAISAAFQCGVPSPTLSNAYSADPESPHSSYSSDDGSYEHLSSEDQELLDFTTWFDRY, encoded by the coding sequence ATGAATACGCAGTTGACGCAAAGCGAATGCGCTTTCGGAAACACAGTCGACTTGCAAGAGTGCGCGCTCTCGAGCGCAGACGCGAAGTCCAAGGTGCTGAAAAGACAGCGCTCGAGCTCGCCGGAGCTTTTGCGTTGCAAACGGAGGCTCACGTTTAACGGGTTGGGATACAGCATCCCGCAGCAGCAGCCCGTGGCGGTGGCGCGACGCAACGAGCGCGAGAGGAACCGCGTCAAGCAGGTCAACATGGGGTTCCAGACGCTGCGTCAGCACGTCCCGAACGGCGCGTCCAATAAGAAAATGAGCAAAGTGGAAACGCTGAGGTCCGCGGTGGAGTACATACGCGCGTTACAGCAGCTGCTCGACGAGCACGACGCGATCTCGGCCGCGTTTCAATGCGGCGTTCCGTCACCGACGCTCTCCAACGCATATTCCGCCGACCCGGAGTCACCTCATTCCTCCTACTCCTCAGATGATGGGAGTTACGAGCATCTAAGCTCTGAAGACCAAGAGCTGCTGGACTTCACCACATGGTTTGATCGGTACTGA